In Lonchura striata isolate bLonStr1 chromosome 2, bLonStr1.mat, whole genome shotgun sequence, a single genomic region encodes these proteins:
- the LOC110480881 gene encoding cystatin-B — MLCGGASAARPATEETQRIAEQVKAQLEEKEGKTFDVFTAVEFKTQLVAGTNYFIKVHVGNEEFLHLRVFKSLPHENEQLSLHSYQGSKTKHDELAYF, encoded by the exons ATGTTGTGCGGGGGTGCCTCGGCGGCCCGGCCCGCCACCGAGGAGACGCAGCGGATCGCGGAGCAG GTAAAAGCTCAgctagaagaaaaagaagggaagacCTTTGATGTCTTCACTGCAGTGGAGTTTAAAACTCAATTGGTTGCTGGAACAAATTACTTCATCAAG GTCCACGTTGGGAATGAGGAGTTCCTGCACCTGCGGGTGTTCAAGAGCCTCCCCCACGAGAATGAGCAGCTGAGCCTCCACAGTTACCAGGGCAGCAAGACAAAGCATGATGAACTGGCTTATTTCTAG
- the LOC144245883 gene encoding cystatin-A-like produces the protein MMTGGLSEAKPATPEVQQLANQVKPQFQSQANTNCAVFTAIIYKTQVVAGTMYFIKVQVSDGEYVHLKVFESLPHENAGPSLVGFQTGKSKEDPLTYF, from the exons ATGATGACTGGGGGTTTATCTGAGGCCAAGCCAGCTACTCCAGAAGTTCAGCAGCTTGCTAACCAG GTGAAGCCACAGTTTCAAAGCCAGGCAAACACGAACTGTGCTGTCTTTACAGCCATAATATATAAGACTCAAGTGGTTGCTGGGACAATGTACTTTATTAAG gtccaggtttctgatggtGAGTATGTCCACTTGAAGGTGTTTGAGAGTCTTCCTCATGAGAACGCAGGTCCCAGCCTTGTCGGTTTTCAGACTGGCAAAAGCAAGGAAGACCCTCTGACCTACTTCTAA